One genomic window of Candidatus Zixiibacteriota bacterium includes the following:
- a CDS encoding type VI secretion system contractile sheath small subunit, with amino-acid sequence MAKFILGATEKIQKDDSIPVELLPSNKILYAARLNSEEEPDVTPTRCNNLKEVFEKFRPSFSAELESTDGQQVNANFEVKSMKDFTSKELIEKNDYLQQVYYGKEMLSDLEKQLKKNNALKKTLEDKEKKEALLKVAKYYIDLLSE; translated from the coding sequence ATGGCCAAATTCATTCTCGGCGCGACCGAAAAAATCCAGAAGGATGATTCCATTCCGGTCGAACTGCTTCCTTCCAATAAGATCCTCTATGCCGCCCGGCTCAACAGCGAAGAGGAACCCGATGTGACGCCGACGCGGTGCAACAATCTCAAGGAAGTATTCGAGAAGTTCCGCCCCTCTTTCTCGGCGGAACTGGAATCGACCGACGGGCAGCAGGTGAACGCCAACTTCGAGGTCAAATCAATGAAGGATTTCACCTCCAAGGAGTTGATTGAGAAGAATGACTATCTCCAGCAGGTCTACTACGGCAAGGAGATGCTGTCCGATCTGGAAAAGCAGTTGAAGAAAAACAACGCCCTTAAGAAGACTCTGGAAGACAAGGAAAAGAAAGAGGCTTTGTTAAAAGTGGCGAAATATTACATTGACCTACTGAGCGAATA